A part of Bacillota bacterium genomic DNA contains:
- a CDS encoding 4Fe-4S binding protein, with translation MKQTAKRKHLQKFTWLGLPAVIITGLFYPVAGWLLFGCMIGAVGLAFRRGRNWCDWMCPRGSFFDLFFGKISRKIEIPAFFRSKALRIFMLGAIFTAMGVQFYFTWGDPDAMGMALVRILTITTIVGIILALFIHPRTWCHICPMGTVANWISKGRKPLYITEDCSNCGKCARVCPMQLTPHDYKEEGVMGDNDCIKCGTCVAGCPRKALAMDQKPGQQKAA, from the coding sequence ATGAAACAAACAGCAAAAAGAAAGCATTTACAAAAGTTCACATGGCTGGGCCTTCCTGCTGTTATCATTACAGGATTATTTTACCCGGTGGCTGGATGGCTCCTTTTTGGGTGCATGATAGGGGCAGTGGGATTGGCATTTCGGCGCGGTCGCAACTGGTGTGACTGGATGTGCCCCAGGGGATCGTTTTTTGATTTGTTCTTCGGTAAAATCAGCCGCAAAATTGAAATACCCGCCTTCTTCCGCAGCAAGGCCTTGAGGATTTTCATGCTGGGTGCTATTTTTACTGCTATGGGAGTACAATTCTATTTTACCTGGGGCGACCCGGATGCCATGGGCATGGCCCTGGTGAGGATACTGACAATAACCACCATAGTAGGAATCATATTAGCACTGTTTATACATCCCCGCACCTGGTGCCACATTTGCCCCATGGGTACAGTGGCCAACTGGATATCTAAAGGTCGCAAGCCCCTTTATATCACAGAGGATTGCTCTAACTGCGGCAAGTGTGCCAGGGTTTGCCCCATGCAGCTCACCCCCCACGATTACAAGGAAGAAGGGGTCATGGGTGACAATGACTGTATAAAGTGCGGCACCTGTGTTGCCGGCTGCCCCCGCAAGGCACTGGCCATGGACCAAAAACCTGGCCAACAAAAAGCAGCCTGA
- a CDS encoding alanine racemase: protein MWAEISLAALAHNIRALKDLANPGTRLMAVVKANGYGHGAQEVARVALENGAEWLAVARAEEGIELRQKGIHAPMLVFGLVTGAMIGRALENNLVLSVYNAASARAVADAARACGMRAPVHLKVDTGMGRLGYLWNGAGIGEIVDMLRMPGLDVQGVYTHFAAADAGDKTYTRQQLQRFRELLQALSERGFHFPLRHAANSAALIDVPEAHFDLVRPGISIYGLYPSGEVDHGRVLLQPAMTLKTRVTQLKEVAAGFSVSYGCTYHTPAPTVLATLAAGYADGYTRLLSSKGRVLVNGEYAPVVGRICMDQCVVDVGHLPGVKTGDEVVLMGSQGGKTITADEIAAAIGTINYEVVTMVSGRVPRVYV, encoded by the coding sequence ATGTGGGCCGAAATAAGCCTGGCCGCTCTGGCACACAACATAAGGGCCTTGAAGGACCTGGCAAACCCGGGCACCAGGCTAATGGCTGTGGTAAAGGCCAATGGCTATGGGCACGGCGCCCAAGAGGTGGCCCGGGTGGCGCTGGAAAACGGTGCCGAATGGCTGGCAGTGGCCAGGGCGGAAGAAGGAATTGAACTGCGCCAAAAGGGAATCCATGCTCCTATGCTCGTTTTCGGCCTGGTAACCGGTGCCATGATAGGTAGGGCGCTGGAGAACAACCTTGTATTATCAGTCTATAATGCGGCATCCGCCCGGGCGGTGGCAGATGCCGCCCGGGCCTGCGGAATGCGGGCCCCTGTACATTTAAAGGTTGATACGGGAATGGGCCGCTTGGGGTACCTGTGGAATGGGGCAGGGATCGGGGAAATAGTTGACATGCTGCGTATGCCGGGACTTGATGTGCAGGGCGTATATACCCATTTTGCTGCGGCGGATGCGGGGGACAAAACATATACTCGGCAGCAGTTACAAAGGTTCCGGGAGCTACTGCAGGCCCTTTCCGAGCGCGGATTTCATTTTCCGCTGCGGCACGCGGCCAATAGTGCTGCTCTTATCGATGTGCCTGAAGCGCACTTTGATCTGGTGCGGCCGGGTATATCCATCTACGGTCTTTACCCGTCCGGAGAGGTGGACCATGGCCGCGTTTTGCTGCAGCCGGCAATGACTCTTAAGACCAGGGTAACCCAATTGAAAGAGGTAGCAGCAGGTTTTAGTGTAAGCTACGGGTGTACTTACCACACCCCTGCTCCCACGGTTTTAGCCACACTGGCAGCGGGGTATGCAGACGGCTACACCAGGCTGCTTTCGTCAAAAGGGCGGGTGCTGGTAAATGGAGAGTACGCTCCGGTGGTGGGACGCATATGCATGGATCAGTGTGTGGTGGATGTGGGGCATCTACCGGGGGTTAAAACTGGTGATGAAGTGGTGTTGATGGGATCACAGGGCGGTAAAACGATCACCGCGGATGAAATTGCCGCCGCCATAGGTACTATTAATTATGAAGTGGTGACCATGGTAAGTGGCCGGGTGCCCAGGGTTTATGTATAG
- a CDS encoding NAD(P)H-hydrate dehydratase produces MRVVTAAEMREIDRTAIEEYGIPGVVLMENAGRQVVNAVVDMLGNVNGKTVLIIAGKGNNGGDGFVVARHLKNMGAEVFVYLLADVSQIKGDAGINLDVWQKMGGEVTNPLSEGKKLLDTHLARSHVVVDALYGTGFKGSVRENVVPVVEAVNSSLVPVIAVDIPSGLEADTGLVQGPCIKASETVTFGLPKIGLVTGYGPEYSGRLHVVDISIPRAVARGGEIELVTGAKVQQILPHRPAYAHKGDFGHAMVVGGSPGMSGAVCLAARACARSGAGLVTAAVPWGLHPVVEIKLTEIMTMPLPENVDGFLSKQALEVISELLEKMDVLAIGPGLGTHHETVKLVEEVLKIAKVPCVIDADGINAVAQSGFSLQEMQAGAVITPHPGEMARLMGCTVAEVQADRLGIAHRAAAESGAVVVLKGAGTIVALPGGKAYINNTGNPGMASGGAGDVLTGIIAGLLAQGLSAENAAVAGVYLHGLAGDKAAEKGTVGILAGDVTEVLPECIKDTKGERL; encoded by the coding sequence GTGCGGGTGGTAACGGCAGCAGAAATGCGTGAGATAGATAGAACTGCCATTGAGGAGTATGGCATTCCCGGTGTGGTTTTGATGGAGAACGCCGGGCGGCAGGTGGTCAATGCAGTGGTTGATATGCTCGGTAATGTTAACGGCAAAACAGTCCTTATTATTGCCGGAAAGGGCAATAATGGGGGGGACGGGTTTGTGGTGGCCCGCCACCTTAAAAATATGGGTGCAGAAGTGTTTGTCTATCTTCTGGCGGATGTATCTCAAATAAAAGGTGATGCCGGAATAAACCTGGATGTATGGCAGAAAATGGGCGGGGAGGTTACCAATCCGCTTAGTGAGGGAAAGAAATTGTTGGATACGCACTTAGCCCGCTCCCATGTAGTTGTCGATGCCCTTTACGGTACAGGTTTTAAGGGGAGTGTGCGGGAAAATGTAGTCCCGGTGGTGGAAGCAGTGAATTCCTCCCTTGTGCCGGTTATTGCGGTAGACATCCCGTCCGGGCTAGAGGCTGATACCGGCCTGGTGCAGGGCCCTTGTATTAAAGCGTCGGAGACAGTAACCTTCGGGCTACCCAAAATCGGACTGGTTACGGGATACGGCCCGGAATACAGCGGCCGGCTGCATGTGGTGGACATCTCCATTCCCCGCGCGGTGGCCCGTGGTGGAGAAATAGAGCTGGTAACCGGTGCCAAAGTGCAGCAAATCTTACCACACCGCCCGGCTTATGCCCACAAGGGAGATTTCGGCCATGCCATGGTAGTGGGAGGTTCGCCGGGAATGAGCGGGGCCGTGTGCCTGGCCGCCCGGGCTTGCGCCAGAAGCGGGGCCGGCCTGGTAACTGCCGCCGTCCCCTGGGGCCTGCACCCGGTGGTAGAAATCAAACTGACGGAAATTATGACCATGCCGCTTCCGGAAAACGTGGATGGGTTTTTATCTAAGCAGGCTCTGGAGGTCATTAGCGAGCTGTTGGAAAAAATGGATGTGTTGGCCATAGGGCCGGGACTGGGAACTCACCACGAGACCGTGAAGCTGGTGGAAGAAGTGTTGAAAATTGCAAAAGTTCCTTGTGTTATTGATGCCGATGGTATAAATGCTGTGGCACAATCGGGGTTCAGCCTGCAGGAAATGCAGGCCGGTGCGGTGATTACACCGCATCCCGGCGAAATGGCCCGCCTTATGGGATGCACTGTGGCGGAAGTGCAGGCAGACAGGCTGGGCATTGCCCACCGGGCAGCCGCCGAGTCAGGTGCCGTGGTGGTGCTCAAGGGGGCCGGAACCATCGTGGCGCTGCCCGGTGGTAAGGCCTATATTAATAATACGGGTAACCCCGGTATGGCCTCAGGGGGCGCAGGCGATGTGCTCACCGGTATCATCGCCGGTTTGCTGGCTCAGGGGCTCTCAGCTGAAAATGCTGCTGTGGCCGGAGTCTATTTGCATGGCCTGGCAGGAGATAAGGCCGCCGAAAAAGGGACGGTTGGTATTCTGGCCGGGGATGTGACGGAAGTTCTACCCGAGTGTATAAAAGATACTAAGGGGGAGCGGCTGTGA
- the acpS gene encoding holo-[acyl-carrier-protein] synthase — protein sequence MIAGIGTDIVSIERIEKAAARLGERFLERLFTRDERAYCNGRKQCWQCYAARFAAKEAVLKAMGTGLAGCRWTDVEVVNDSAGRPQIRLFGQAGRLAREKGMGQILISLSHEKDKALAFAVAVAGEDKSF from the coding sequence ATGATTGCTGGTATAGGTACAGACATAGTAAGCATAGAACGTATAGAAAAGGCCGCGGCACGCCTGGGAGAGCGATTTCTGGAGAGGCTTTTTACCCGGGATGAGCGCGCGTACTGTAATGGTAGAAAACAGTGTTGGCAGTGTTACGCAGCCAGGTTTGCAGCTAAAGAGGCGGTTTTAAAGGCCATGGGAACGGGCCTTGCCGGGTGCCGCTGGACCGATGTGGAAGTGGTTAATGACTCTGCAGGAAGGCCGCAAATAAGGCTTTTCGGCCAGGCGGGACGCCTGGCCCGGGAAAAGGGGATGGGGCAAATTTTGATTAGCTTGTCCCATGAAAAGGATAAGGCTTTGGCCTTTGCGGTGGCGGTTGCTGGGGAGGATAAGAGTTTTTGA
- a CDS encoding response regulator: MKLKALIVDDEYPARQELRYALDGFDNVEIVGEATNAQEALALIKALDYHVLFLDISMPGISGLELGATIQEMQNQPSIIFVTAFDEYAVQAFEVNAVDYVLKPVEPGRLKKAVDKVVKSYQETVAGLDVSETSKNGNTKNKTDPNQIKIDRLPAEKLGKTVLVSESDIFYAFTEQDYIYVKTFEDKLLTRFTLKDLEARLDSTMFFRTHRCYLVNLHKVKEIVPFFNGTYNLVVEDKNHSEVPVSRAQAKKLRKILGF; this comes from the coding sequence GTGAAACTCAAAGCGCTGATAGTGGACGATGAATACCCGGCCCGGCAGGAGCTGCGTTATGCTCTGGATGGTTTTGACAACGTGGAGATAGTTGGAGAGGCTACCAATGCTCAGGAGGCGTTGGCTTTAATAAAGGCTCTGGATTACCACGTTTTGTTTCTGGATATATCTATGCCGGGTATAAGCGGCCTGGAGTTAGGCGCTACCATACAAGAGATGCAAAACCAGCCCAGCATTATTTTTGTCACCGCCTTTGATGAATACGCGGTACAGGCCTTTGAGGTTAACGCTGTGGATTATGTGCTAAAACCGGTAGAGCCCGGTAGGCTTAAAAAGGCTGTTGATAAGGTAGTTAAATCATATCAGGAAACAGTGGCCGGTTTGGATGTTTCGGAGACAAGCAAAAACGGTAATACTAAAAACAAAACTGATCCCAATCAGATTAAAATTGATCGCCTGCCTGCAGAAAAATTGGGTAAAACAGTTCTTGTATCTGAATCAGATATATTTTATGCCTTTACCGAACAGGATTATATATATGTAAAAACTTTTGAGGACAAACTGCTTACACGGTTTACGCTAAAGGATCTGGAAGCGCGGCTTGATTCCACCATGTTTTTCCGAACGCATCGCTGTTACTTAGTTAACTTGCATAAAGTAAAGGAGATTGTTCCTTTCTTTAACGGAACTTACAATTTGGTGGTAGAAGATAAGAATCACAGCGAGGTGCCGGTTAGCCGGGCCCAAGCCAAAAAGCTCCGCAAGATATTAGGATTCTGA
- a CDS encoding sensor histidine kinase: protein MINNQQLLAIIIRWLFLHGIALIIMFVVKPGIWGATGLLLASSAVSTGLSIVYLRRSRQVNFDIEQDHMDPTLQIASQTLPYMRRGLNEETARKTAEIIQKIADVASVAVTDHETVLAYIGTGADHHKPGGPIITKATRDVLVTGEIKIVLDSRELNCPMKGCPLESAVVVPLQCKGEVVGTIKLYRVERGEVPPTVVKLAVGVSQLLGMQMELAELDRQVQLVTKAELDALHAQINPHFLFNTLNTIIMFSRTNPETARRLLIRLASFFRHALKRHGHFNSLREEIEYLNTYLVLERARFREKLRVVRDINEELLEYQVPVLTIQPLVENAIKHGILPKPEQGTVQVTARKIDSEMVIIIRDDGVGIEDDRVNDVLRPGYGSGNGVGLSNVHERLKVLFGEDYGLRIVSVPGEGTSIYVRVPLLHGTAEKEGKERETQSADSGR from the coding sequence ATGATAAATAACCAGCAATTACTTGCCATAATTATAAGATGGCTTTTCCTGCATGGAATTGCTCTGATTATTATGTTTGTGGTCAAACCTGGTATATGGGGAGCCACAGGCTTACTGCTTGCCTCTAGTGCAGTGAGCACCGGGCTTTCTATCGTTTATTTGCGGCGTTCAAGGCAGGTTAACTTTGATATTGAACAGGATCATATGGATCCTACTTTACAGATTGCCAGTCAAACGTTGCCCTATATGCGGCGTGGGTTAAACGAGGAAACAGCCAGGAAAACAGCTGAGATTATTCAAAAAATTGCCGACGTGGCATCGGTAGCGGTAACTGACCACGAAACGGTTTTGGCCTATATAGGAACCGGCGCTGACCATCACAAGCCAGGGGGACCAATTATTACCAAGGCTACAAGGGATGTTTTAGTAACCGGTGAAATTAAAATTGTGCTTGATAGCCGTGAATTAAATTGCCCTATGAAAGGATGTCCCCTGGAGTCGGCGGTGGTTGTACCCCTGCAATGTAAAGGTGAAGTTGTAGGTACTATCAAGCTTTACCGCGTGGAGCGGGGAGAAGTTCCTCCCACGGTGGTTAAGCTTGCAGTAGGTGTGTCGCAGCTTTTGGGTATGCAGATGGAATTAGCGGAGCTGGACCGGCAGGTACAGCTGGTTACCAAGGCGGAACTGGATGCCTTACACGCCCAGATAAACCCACACTTCCTCTTTAACACTTTAAATACTATTATTATGTTTAGTCGCACTAATCCCGAAACGGCACGCCGGCTATTGATTCGGCTGGCTTCCTTTTTCCGGCATGCGTTAAAGCGACACGGACATTTTAATAGCTTACGGGAAGAAATAGAATACTTAAATACTTACCTGGTACTGGAAAGGGCCCGTTTCCGGGAAAAGCTGCGGGTGGTGCGTGACATAAATGAAGAACTTCTGGAATACCAGGTGCCGGTGCTTACTATTCAGCCACTGGTAGAAAATGCCATCAAGCACGGTATCTTGCCTAAGCCTGAACAGGGCACTGTTCAGGTGACAGCCCGCAAGATTGACAGTGAAATGGTGATTATTATTCGAGATGACGGCGTGGGCATTGAAGATGACAGGGTAAATGATGTGCTTCGGCCAGGCTATGGTTCAGGTAACGGGGTAGGACTCAGTAATGTGCATGAAAGGCTCAAAGTCCTTTTCGGTGAGGACTACGGCTTGCGTATTGTGAGCGTGCCTGGTGAAGGCACTTCAATATATGTAAGAGTACCACTATTGCATGGAACTGCCGAGAAGGAGGGGAAGGAACGTGAAACTCAAAGCGCTGATAGTGGACGATGA
- the acs gene encoding acetate--CoA ligase: MSEQEKAGGAHYDVTWQEEQYVYPPVHFVGQANCTNRDVFERFSLDNYPECFKEMADLLDWDQYWHTTLDTSDAPCWKWFVGGKINASYNCVDRHLKSNRNKTAIHFVSENENEPVVHMTYQELYNKVNETAAVLKDFCGLKTGDRVTLHLPMTPELPITMLACARLGIIHSQVFAGFSGRACGERIWDSESRVLITMDSYYRSGKLLDHKANADEACEVAKKEGQEVDKVLVWQRYPGKNSSSSEMVDGRDYFINDLMQAGAKVDPVPMPAEGVLFLMYTSGSTGRPKGVQHSIGGYLSYVTWMSKYIQDIQPNDVYWCMADIGWITGHSFIVYGPLALGASTVIYEGVPTYPDAGRTWRIAQELDVSIFHTSPTAIRGLRKAGPDEPAKYNFKFKHMTTVGEPIEPEVWRWYYNEVGKRDVAIVDTWWQTENGGFLCSTVPGIDPMKPGSAGPGVPGIHPVIFDDQGNEIPAGAGKAGNICIRNPWPGLMQTIWKDRQRFVDTYYGKYCTDKNSKDWRDWPYMAGDAAVMAADGYVRILGRVDDVINVAGHRLGTKEIESAALTATEVAEAAVIAKKDEIKGVVPDLYVSLKPGYEATEELAKKISGCVSTVVGKIARPNQVYIVSDMPKTRSGKIMRRILASISNKGDVGDVTTLSNPEIVEEIRKRVQGS; this comes from the coding sequence ATGTCCGAACAGGAAAAAGCTGGCGGAGCGCATTATGATGTAACCTGGCAGGAAGAGCAGTATGTATATCCCCCGGTACATTTTGTCGGTCAGGCAAATTGTACGAATCGTGACGTATTTGAGAGGTTCAGCCTTGATAATTACCCCGAATGTTTTAAAGAAATGGCCGATTTGTTGGATTGGGACCAATATTGGCATACAACGCTGGATACCAGCGATGCCCCTTGTTGGAAGTGGTTTGTAGGTGGAAAAATTAACGCCAGCTACAATTGTGTAGACAGACACTTAAAAAGTAATAGAAACAAGACGGCCATTCATTTTGTTTCTGAGAACGAAAATGAGCCTGTTGTGCACATGACCTATCAGGAGCTTTATAATAAGGTTAATGAAACTGCAGCGGTACTGAAAGACTTTTGTGGTCTTAAAACCGGAGATAGGGTCACACTGCACCTGCCTATGACACCCGAACTTCCCATCACCATGCTGGCCTGTGCCCGGCTGGGAATTATTCACTCCCAGGTGTTTGCCGGTTTTAGCGGCAGGGCATGTGGTGAGAGGATTTGGGACTCCGAGAGCCGTGTTCTGATTACCATGGATTCTTATTACCGTAGTGGTAAGCTGTTAGACCATAAGGCCAATGCCGATGAGGCTTGTGAAGTGGCCAAGAAGGAAGGCCAGGAGGTTGATAAGGTTCTTGTTTGGCAGCGCTACCCCGGTAAGAATTCTTCGTCGTCCGAAATGGTAGACGGGAGAGATTATTTTATCAACGATCTCATGCAAGCCGGAGCAAAGGTTGACCCGGTACCTATGCCTGCCGAAGGGGTATTGTTCCTCATGTACACCAGCGGCTCCACCGGAAGGCCTAAGGGTGTACAGCACAGCATTGGAGGATATCTTTCTTACGTTACCTGGATGTCTAAGTATATACAGGATATTCAACCCAATGATGTGTACTGGTGTATGGCTGACATCGGCTGGATCACCGGTCACTCCTTTATTGTTTACGGCCCGTTGGCCCTGGGTGCCAGCACGGTCATTTATGAAGGAGTCCCCACTTATCCGGATGCAGGGAGAACGTGGAGGATTGCCCAGGAGTTGGATGTGAGTATCTTCCATACGTCGCCAACCGCTATTCGTGGTCTTAGGAAGGCCGGGCCGGATGAGCCTGCAAAGTACAATTTCAAGTTTAAGCATATGACCACTGTGGGTGAGCCCATTGAGCCTGAAGTGTGGAGATGGTATTACAATGAAGTGGGCAAGCGCGATGTGGCTATTGTTGACACCTGGTGGCAAACTGAAAATGGAGGATTCCTGTGCAGTACTGTGCCGGGCATCGATCCCATGAAGCCAGGAAGTGCAGGGCCCGGCGTGCCTGGAATTCACCCGGTAATCTTCGATGACCAGGGGAACGAAATTCCGGCGGGTGCAGGTAAAGCAGGAAACATCTGTATCAGGAACCCGTGGCCGGGCTTGATGCAGACTATTTGGAAGGATCGCCAGCGGTTTGTAGACACTTACTATGGTAAGTACTGCACGGATAAAAACAGTAAGGACTGGCGGGATTGGCCGTACATGGCCGGTGATGCTGCTGTGATGGCCGCTGATGGGTACGTACGGATTCTGGGCCGCGTGGATGACGTAATTAACGTGGCCGGCCATCGCCTGGGTACCAAGGAAATTGAGTCAGCCGCTCTTACCGCTACAGAAGTGGCAGAGGCAGCTGTTATTGCCAAGAAGGATGAGATCAAGGGTGTTGTTCCCGATCTGTATGTTTCCTTGAAGCCCGGCTATGAAGCCACTGAAGAACTTGCCAAAAAAATATCCGGGTGCGTTTCTACGGTTGTCGGTAAGATTGCCCGGCCGAATCAGGTTTACATTGTGAGTGATATGCCCAAGACCCGTTCCGGAAAGATAATGCGGCGGATTCTGGCATCCATTTCTAACAAAGGGGATGTTGGAGACGTAACCACCCTGTCCAACCCGGAAATTGTGGAGGAAATCCGTAAGCGGGTGCAGGGAAGTTAA
- a CDS encoding O-acetyl-ADP-ribose deacetylase: MTKRRCYKVEVKFNKTILRLVQGDITQQETAAIVNAANSGLLGGGGVDGAIHRAGGPQILEECKEIRAGQGKCPTGEAVITTGGNLKADYVIHTVGPVWSGGTYNEEEMLHNAYQNSLKLAQKKGIKSVSFPSISTGAYRFPIERAARIALSTVKEFIKINGGFEVVQFVLFSQGDLKQYENALQEADSFN; encoded by the coding sequence ATGACCAAACGGAGGTGTTATAAAGTGGAAGTAAAGTTTAATAAAACTATTTTGAGATTGGTTCAAGGGGATATCACACAACAGGAAACTGCAGCCATTGTTAATGCCGCCAATTCGGGGTTGCTGGGCGGAGGAGGAGTGGATGGTGCCATTCACCGTGCCGGTGGCCCGCAGATACTGGAGGAATGCAAGGAAATAAGGGCCGGGCAGGGGAAGTGTCCCACGGGAGAGGCGGTAATTACTACCGGTGGTAATTTGAAAGCGGATTATGTTATTCACACTGTGGGGCCGGTATGGTCCGGGGGAACGTATAATGAAGAAGAAATGCTGCACAATGCTTATCAAAACAGCCTCAAATTAGCGCAAAAAAAAGGAATCAAATCTGTTTCGTTTCCTTCCATCAGTACGGGTGCTTACCGCTTCCCCATCGAAAGGGCAGCTCGCATTGCCTTGTCCACGGTTAAGGAGTTCATTAAGATAAACGGGGGCTTTGAAGTAGTCCAATTTGTTCTCTTCAGCCAGGGTGACCTGAAGCAGTATGAAAATGCTCTACAGGAAGCAGACTCGTTCAATTGA
- a CDS encoding Gfo/Idh/MocA family oxidoreductase, giving the protein MKILRVGIIGTGMALEKLHYPAYQELNDKYELVAVCDEDINKANMWAQKLGISPKNVYTDFRQMIHRPDIDLVDIMVPISQNFIVAEAAAAAGKPVICEKPLAPTPEQARHHAQLPHRFGVPIMIAENYRYNEEINIISDMVVTGYVGRPVYFVQNRVVFFPGDMYQDKFPALEWRQRADFPGGSLLDTALHDVAALRHIFGAIDRLQAFGVPQDDPFSPYAAVNTNMLFKNGITGNFSFYCAGKEMQRPLIGLRIFCTGGEIFLEERDCGTINVAHNNGRTEQISYRPQRGFYNELLNFYNAAIGKEAIAVTPEMEYGDAKTIFDILHSVRTGQVVEVDRTEHYTPGHEQPQVYHMPHGHMDHIHHHHRPNPHYGGHHCGHHGQHPQH; this is encoded by the coding sequence ATGAAAATATTAAGAGTTGGCATCATCGGTACGGGGATGGCGCTGGAAAAACTTCATTACCCTGCTTACCAGGAGCTCAACGACAAGTACGAGCTGGTAGCTGTGTGTGATGAAGACATTAATAAGGCCAACATGTGGGCGCAAAAACTGGGGATATCGCCGAAAAATGTCTATACTGATTTCCGACAGATGATCCACAGGCCGGATATTGATCTGGTGGATATTATGGTACCTATTTCTCAAAACTTCATCGTTGCCGAGGCTGCAGCTGCAGCGGGCAAACCCGTGATTTGCGAAAAGCCTCTGGCACCTACACCGGAACAGGCCCGACACCATGCTCAGCTTCCCCACAGGTTCGGAGTTCCCATCATGATTGCCGAAAACTACCGTTATAACGAGGAAATCAATATTATTAGTGACATGGTTGTCACCGGATATGTAGGGCGACCTGTTTACTTTGTCCAAAACCGGGTGGTATTTTTCCCGGGCGATATGTACCAGGACAAATTCCCGGCTTTGGAATGGAGGCAGCGGGCGGACTTCCCCGGCGGGTCCCTGCTTGATACCGCCCTGCACGACGTGGCCGCACTAAGGCACATCTTCGGCGCCATTGACCGCCTGCAAGCCTTTGGTGTACCCCAGGACGATCCATTCTCTCCTTACGCTGCGGTAAATACAAATATGCTGTTTAAAAACGGGATTACCGGTAACTTTTCGTTCTATTGCGCCGGCAAAGAAATGCAGCGCCCACTGATCGGACTGAGGATATTCTGCACTGGTGGTGAAATTTTCCTGGAAGAAAGAGACTGTGGAACTATCAACGTGGCTCATAATAACGGCCGTACCGAGCAAATCAGTTACCGCCCGCAGCGAGGATTTTATAACGAACTTCTAAATTTCTATAATGCGGCCATAGGTAAAGAAGCAATCGCTGTTACCCCGGAAATGGAATACGGAGACGCAAAGACAATATTCGACATACTGCATTCAGTTCGGACAGGACAAGTGGTAGAAGTAGACCGTACTGAGCATTACACACCGGGTCACGAACAGCCACAGGTGTATCACATGCCGCACGGGCACATGGACCATATCCATCACCACCACCGCCCTAACCCCCACTATGGAGGCCATCACTGCGGACACCATGGACAACACCCACAGCACTGA
- a CDS encoding hydrolase TatD yields the protein MVEGHTHGHMLPYDALGAMAKQGVTRAVSCAIVLMAEHAESYLDHFKVMRDFYRPLALSAGVNMYSALGIHPVGIPANWHRVVKILPEFLAGEEVVAVGEIGINQDSQLEKDVFRAQLEVAKEQELPVIVHTPKQHREYIVDVMLDIASKAGIAGDRLIIDHAHTDIIGQINDYGAVPGLTIREQNLTPEQLVENLQFFAGGILNSDYSNLFNNNPIGMLDAVDYMIARGVDPGIIASLARDKAVQVYGL from the coding sequence ATGGTGGAGGGTCATACGCATGGACATATGCTGCCTTATGATGCCCTGGGGGCTATGGCCAAGCAGGGGGTGACCCGGGCGGTGAGTTGTGCTATAGTGCTTATGGCTGAGCACGCCGAAAGTTATCTTGACCATTTTAAAGTGATGAGGGACTTTTACCGGCCGCTGGCGTTATCAGCGGGCGTAAATATGTATTCCGCCCTGGGTATTCACCCGGTGGGGATTCCCGCGAACTGGCACCGGGTGGTGAAAATCCTGCCGGAGTTTTTAGCAGGTGAAGAAGTGGTGGCTGTGGGGGAGATTGGCATCAACCAGGACTCCCAACTGGAGAAGGATGTGTTCCGGGCCCAGCTGGAAGTGGCGAAAGAGCAGGAACTGCCTGTGATAGTGCACACCCCCAAGCAGCACCGGGAGTACATTGTGGATGTTATGTTGGATATTGCTTCTAAGGCCGGTATTGCCGGGGACAGGCTCATTATTGACCACGCCCACACAGACATTATAGGGCAGATAAACGACTACGGAGCCGTACCGGGGCTAACCATCAGGGAGCAAAATTTAACCCCTGAGCAACTGGTGGAAAACCTGCAATTCTTTGCCGGGGGTATCTTGAACAGCGATTATAGCAATCTGTTCAATAATAACCCCATTGGAATGCTGGACGCGGTGGATTACATGATTGCCCGCGGGGTGGATCCCGGCATCATTGCTTCTCTGGCCCGGGATAAAGCGGTACAAGTTTACGGGCTGTAA